From one Montipora capricornis isolate CH-2021 chromosome 10, ASM3666992v2, whole genome shotgun sequence genomic stretch:
- the LOC138020456 gene encoding uncharacterized protein, which produces MGFVSPVSIQTRIALQELWSMGCSWDELLPDDLQWKWMKNVQVLNDLLQYETNRKLKPDDEDGMPEIHGFCDAGEEAYGSVIFLHWKLKDNSYACVPILVKALVAPLKKKSIPRLELMGCLLLVRIFSTIIEALKFANIEACKKVFWIDSRTVLSWIRNSPRKFKPFVSARVAEIQETVDVDKFRYIPSSYDKDLFSS; this is translated from the coding sequence ATGGGATTTGTGTCCCCAGTTTCCATCCAAACGAGAATTGCTTTACAAGAGCTGTGGAGTATGGGTTGTAGTTGGGACGAACTCCTGCCGGATGATCTTCAATGGAAATGGATGAAGAACGTTCAAGTACTCAATGACCTCCTCCAGTACGAAACCAACCGAAAACTTAAGCCAGACGACGAAGACGGGATGCCTGAAATTCATGGCTTTTGCGATGCAGGGGAGGAAGCATACGGTTCGGTCATCTTCCTACACTGGAAACTCAAAGATAACAGCTACGCCTGTGTCCCGATCCTGGTAAAAGCGTTGGTGGCACCATTAAAGAAGAAATCTATACCGCGCCTGGAATTAATGGGCTGTCTTTTGCTCGTTAGAATTTTCAGTACCATCATTGAAGCCTTAAAGTTTGCTAATATTGAAGCATGCAAGAAAGTTTTCTGGATTGATTCCCGTACAGTTCTATCTTGGATTAGAAATTCACCACGAAAATTCAAACCATTTGTGTCAGCAAGAGTGGCGGAGATCCAAGAAACTGTGGATGTTGACAAGTTTAGATACATTCCCTCAAGTTACGACAAAGACCTCTTCAGCAGTTGA